One window of Cucurbita pepo subsp. pepo cultivar mu-cu-16 chromosome LG19, ASM280686v2, whole genome shotgun sequence genomic DNA carries:
- the LOC111782170 gene encoding probable copper-transporting ATPase HMA5 isoform X2, with amino-acid sequence MATNFWSLACTRFPNSSNLLPRPHYPSMPKYPAGISLPENRLPTNESTAFFSVTGMTCSACAGSVEKAIKRLPGIREAVVDVLNAKARVQFYPSFVNLDQICEAINDVGFEASIVNDDMIERCRIHIIGMTCTSCSKTLESTIQAIRGVQNAQVALATEEAEVCFDPRILNYNQLLQAIEESGFEALLISTEEDVSKIQLQVDGVRSENSMRVIGSSLEALPGVLGINIDPALSKLSLSYKPNVTGPRNIIQVIESTGSGRFKATIFPEEQGREAYKKEEIKQYYRSFLWSLIFTIPVFLSSMVFTYIPGIKDVLDAKIVNMMTVGELLRWVLSSPVQFIIGRRFYTGSYKALRHGSANMDVLIALGTNAAYFYSVYMVLRSATSSDFKATDFFETSSMLISFILLGKYLEVFAKGKTSEAIVKLMKLVPETATLLTFDNDGNVVREVEIDSRLIQKNDVIKVIPGAKVASDGVVVWGQSHVNESMITGEAKPVAKRTDDTVIGGTLNENGVLHVRATHVGSESALSQIVRLVESAQMAKAPVQKIADRISKFFVPMVIVLSLTTWLVWFLTGKYGGYPKSWIPSSMDSFELALQFGISVMVIACPCALGLATPTAVMVATGVGASKGVLIKGGQALESAHKVNSEHPLAKAIVEYAKKFKAEDNNQTWPEALDFISITGHGVKAIVQNKEVVAGNKSLMLDQNIFIPVEAEEILKEIEEMAQTGILVSIDRKLTGVLAISDALKPSARDVISILEAMKVKSIMVTGDNWGTAKSIANEVGIDDIIAVAKPDMKAEEVKRLQSLGHTVAMVGDGINDSPALVAADVGMAIGAGTDIAIEAADIVLMKSNLEDVITAIDLSRKTFSRIRLNYIWALGYNLLSIPIAAGVLFPSTRFRLPPWIAGAAMAASSVSVVCSSLQLKYYKRPKKLDTLEIQGIRVV; translated from the exons ATGGCGACCAATTTCTGGTCGTTAGCATGCACTCGGTTTCCGAACAGCAGTAATCTGTTGCCGCGGCCTCATTATCCGTCCATGCCCAAATATCCGGCGGGGATTTCGCTACCGGAGAATAGGTTGCCGACGAATGAGTCGACGGCGTTCTTCTCCGTCACTGGAATGACCTGCTCTGCTTGTGCTGGCTCCGTCGAGAAGGCGATCAAACGACTCCCTGGAATTCGTGAAGCCGTCGTTGATGTTTTGAATGCTAAAGCTCGAGTCCAGTTTTACCCTAGCTTCGTTAAT TTGGATCAAATATGTGAGGCAATTAACGATGTAGGCTTTGAAGCAAGTATAGTCAATGACGATATGATTGAAAGATGTCGAATTCATATAATTGGAATGACTTGCACTTCTTGCTCCAAAACTTTGGAATCTACAATACAAGCAATTCGTGGAGTTCAAAACGCCCAAGTTGCATTAGCCACGGAAGAAGCAGAAGTTTGTTTCGATCCAAGAATTTTAAACTACAATCAACTTCTCCAAGCCATTGAAGAATCTGGATTCGAAGCTTTACTTATTAGCACAGAAGAAGATGTAAGCAAGATACAGCTCCAAGTTGATGGAGTGAGATCTGAGAATTCAATGAGAGTGATTGGGAGCTCTCTGGAAGCACTTCCTGGAGTTCTAGGTATTAATATTGACCCTGCACTCAGCAAACTTTCATTGTCTTACAAGCCAAATGTCACCGGACCTCGGAATATAATCCAAGTGATTGAATCAACTGGATCTGGTCGTTTTAAGGCAACAATATTCCCTGAAGAACAGGGCAGAGAAGCCTATAAAAAGGAGGAAATTAAGCAATATTACCGATCATTCTTATGGAGTCTGATATTCACAATTCCAGTGTTTTTAAGCTCTATGGTCTTCACTTATATACCTGGTATTAAGGATGTGCTAGATGCCAAAATTGTCAATATGATGACTGTTGGGGAGCTGCTGAGGTGGGTGTTATCATCTCCCGTACAGTTCATTATTGGAAGGCGGTTCTATACAGGGTCTTACAAAGCATTGCGTCATGGTTCTGCTAATATGGATGTTTTGATTGCTTTGGGGACTAATGCAGCATACTTTTATTCAGTCTACATGGTATTAAGATCTGCAACCTCAAGTGATTTTAAGGCCACAGACTTCTTTGAGACCAGTTCAATGCTTATATCATTCATCCTTCTCGGGAAATATCTTGAGGTCTTCGCTAAGGGAAAAACATCAGAGGCTATTGTGAAGCTTATGAAGTTGGTGCCTGAAACAGCAACCTTGCTTACTTTTGATAATGATGGAAACGTCGTTAGGGAAGTAGAAATTGATAGTCGGTTGATACAAAAGAATGATGTAATTAAAGTCATTCCAGGGGCAAAGGTTGCTTCCGATGGAGTTGTTGTTTGGGGACAAAGTCATGTCAATGAAAGCATGATTACTGGGGAAGCCAAGCCAGTGGCAAAGAGAACGGATGATACGGTGATTGGAGGCACCTTGAATGAGAATGGTGTACTACATGTGAGGGCAACACACGTTGGATCTGAAAGCGCCCTTTCACAGATCGTGCGACTTGTTGAATCGGCTCAAATGGCCAAAGCTCCAGTTCAGAAAATTGCAGATCGCATCTCTAAGTTTTTTGTGCCAATG GTTATAGTCCTTTCATTGACAACATGGCTCGTCTGGTTTCTTACTGGGAAGTATGGTGGCTACCCAAAGTCCTGGATACCTTCTTCCATGGATAGCTTTGAGCTTGCTCTCCAGTTTGGCATTTCAGTTATGGTCATAGCATGCCCTTGTGCTTTGGGCCTGGCAACTCCAACTGCAGTCATGGTTGCAACAGGAGTTGGAGCCTCAAAAGGTGTTTTAATTAAAGGTGGCCAAGCATTAGAGAGTGCTCACAAG GTAAACAGCGAGCATCCATTGGCCAAAGCCATTGTTGAATATGCTAAAAAGTTCAAAGCAGAGGACAATAACCAAACATGGCCTGAAGCACTAGATTTTATTTCCATTACTGGACATGGGGTAAAGGCCATCGTTCAAAACAAAGAAGTAGTTGCAGGCAACAAGAGTCTTATGTTAGATCAGAACATTTTCATACCCGTTGAAGCTgaagaaatattaaaagaaatcgAAGAAATGGCTCAAACTGGAATTTTGGTATCCATTGATCGGAAACTGACCGGGGTTCTTGCCATATCTGATGCACTGAAACCAAGTGCTCGCGATGTCATTTCCATACTCGAAGCCATGAAAGTTAAATCCATCATGGTGACAGGTGATAATTGGGGGACGGCGAAGTCCATAGCCAATGAGGTTGGGATTGATGACATAATTGCAGTAGCTAAACCCGACATGAAAGCTGAGGAAGTGAAGAGACTACAG TCTTTGGGTCATACGGTGGCAATGGTAGGAGACGGGATCAACGACTCGCCAGCGCTTGTGGCTGCAGATGTCGGAATGGCCATTGGTGCAGGCACAGACATTGCAATTGAGGCAGCTGACATAGTCTTGATGAAAAGCAACTTGGAGGATGTCATAACCGCCATCGACCTTTCAAGAAAAACATTCTCCAGGATCCGTCTTAACTACATTTGGGCACTTGGTTACAATCTCCTCAGCATCCCTATCGCAGCCGGAGTCCTTTTCCCATCGACTCGGTTTCGGCTACCTCCATGGATTGCAGGAGCAGCAATGGCAGCCTCTTCTGTTAGTGTTGTTTGTAGTTCTCTCCAGCTCAAGTATTACAAAAGGCCCAAGAAGCTTGATACCCTTGAGATACAAGGCATTAGAGTTGTGTGA
- the LOC111782170 gene encoding probable copper-transporting ATPase HMA5 isoform X1: MATNFWSLACTRFPNSSNLLPRPHYPSMPKYPAGISLPENRLPTNESTAFFSVTGMTCSACAGSVEKAIKRLPGIREAVVDVLNAKARVQFYPSFVNLDQICEAINDVGFEASIVNDDMIERCRIHIIGMTCTSCSKTLESTIQAIRGVQNAQVALATEEAEVCFDPRILNYNQLLQAIEESGFEALLISTEEDVSKIQLQVDGVRSENSMRVIGSSLEALPGVLGINIDPALSKLSLSYKPNVTGPRNIIQVIESTGSGRFKATIFPEEQGREAYKKEEIKQYYRSFLWSLIFTIPVFLSSMVFTYIPGIKDVLDAKIVNMMTVGELLRWVLSSPVQFIIGRRFYTGSYKALRHGSANMDVLIALGTNAAYFYSVYMVLRSATSSDFKATDFFETSSMLISFILLGKYLEVFAKGKTSEAIVKLMKLVPETATLLTFDNDGNVVREVEIDSRLIQKNDVIKVIPGAKVASDGVVVWGQSHVNESMITGEAKPVAKRTDDTVIGGTLNENGVLHVRATHVGSESALSQIVRLVESAQMAKAPVQKIADRISKFFVPMVIVLSLTTWLVWFLTGKYGGYPKSWIPSSMDSFELALQFGISVMVIACPCALGLATPTAVMVATGVGASKGVLIKGGQALESAHKVNCIVFDKTGTLTVGKPVVVKTKLLKNMVLKEFYELVAATEVNSEHPLAKAIVEYAKKFKAEDNNQTWPEALDFISITGHGVKAIVQNKEVVAGNKSLMLDQNIFIPVEAEEILKEIEEMAQTGILVSIDRKLTGVLAISDALKPSARDVISILEAMKVKSIMVTGDNWGTAKSIANEVGIDDIIAVAKPDMKAEEVKRLQSLGHTVAMVGDGINDSPALVAADVGMAIGAGTDIAIEAADIVLMKSNLEDVITAIDLSRKTFSRIRLNYIWALGYNLLSIPIAAGVLFPSTRFRLPPWIAGAAMAASSVSVVCSSLQLKYYKRPKKLDTLEIQGIRVV; the protein is encoded by the exons ATGGCGACCAATTTCTGGTCGTTAGCATGCACTCGGTTTCCGAACAGCAGTAATCTGTTGCCGCGGCCTCATTATCCGTCCATGCCCAAATATCCGGCGGGGATTTCGCTACCGGAGAATAGGTTGCCGACGAATGAGTCGACGGCGTTCTTCTCCGTCACTGGAATGACCTGCTCTGCTTGTGCTGGCTCCGTCGAGAAGGCGATCAAACGACTCCCTGGAATTCGTGAAGCCGTCGTTGATGTTTTGAATGCTAAAGCTCGAGTCCAGTTTTACCCTAGCTTCGTTAAT TTGGATCAAATATGTGAGGCAATTAACGATGTAGGCTTTGAAGCAAGTATAGTCAATGACGATATGATTGAAAGATGTCGAATTCATATAATTGGAATGACTTGCACTTCTTGCTCCAAAACTTTGGAATCTACAATACAAGCAATTCGTGGAGTTCAAAACGCCCAAGTTGCATTAGCCACGGAAGAAGCAGAAGTTTGTTTCGATCCAAGAATTTTAAACTACAATCAACTTCTCCAAGCCATTGAAGAATCTGGATTCGAAGCTTTACTTATTAGCACAGAAGAAGATGTAAGCAAGATACAGCTCCAAGTTGATGGAGTGAGATCTGAGAATTCAATGAGAGTGATTGGGAGCTCTCTGGAAGCACTTCCTGGAGTTCTAGGTATTAATATTGACCCTGCACTCAGCAAACTTTCATTGTCTTACAAGCCAAATGTCACCGGACCTCGGAATATAATCCAAGTGATTGAATCAACTGGATCTGGTCGTTTTAAGGCAACAATATTCCCTGAAGAACAGGGCAGAGAAGCCTATAAAAAGGAGGAAATTAAGCAATATTACCGATCATTCTTATGGAGTCTGATATTCACAATTCCAGTGTTTTTAAGCTCTATGGTCTTCACTTATATACCTGGTATTAAGGATGTGCTAGATGCCAAAATTGTCAATATGATGACTGTTGGGGAGCTGCTGAGGTGGGTGTTATCATCTCCCGTACAGTTCATTATTGGAAGGCGGTTCTATACAGGGTCTTACAAAGCATTGCGTCATGGTTCTGCTAATATGGATGTTTTGATTGCTTTGGGGACTAATGCAGCATACTTTTATTCAGTCTACATGGTATTAAGATCTGCAACCTCAAGTGATTTTAAGGCCACAGACTTCTTTGAGACCAGTTCAATGCTTATATCATTCATCCTTCTCGGGAAATATCTTGAGGTCTTCGCTAAGGGAAAAACATCAGAGGCTATTGTGAAGCTTATGAAGTTGGTGCCTGAAACAGCAACCTTGCTTACTTTTGATAATGATGGAAACGTCGTTAGGGAAGTAGAAATTGATAGTCGGTTGATACAAAAGAATGATGTAATTAAAGTCATTCCAGGGGCAAAGGTTGCTTCCGATGGAGTTGTTGTTTGGGGACAAAGTCATGTCAATGAAAGCATGATTACTGGGGAAGCCAAGCCAGTGGCAAAGAGAACGGATGATACGGTGATTGGAGGCACCTTGAATGAGAATGGTGTACTACATGTGAGGGCAACACACGTTGGATCTGAAAGCGCCCTTTCACAGATCGTGCGACTTGTTGAATCGGCTCAAATGGCCAAAGCTCCAGTTCAGAAAATTGCAGATCGCATCTCTAAGTTTTTTGTGCCAATG GTTATAGTCCTTTCATTGACAACATGGCTCGTCTGGTTTCTTACTGGGAAGTATGGTGGCTACCCAAAGTCCTGGATACCTTCTTCCATGGATAGCTTTGAGCTTGCTCTCCAGTTTGGCATTTCAGTTATGGTCATAGCATGCCCTTGTGCTTTGGGCCTGGCAACTCCAACTGCAGTCATGGTTGCAACAGGAGTTGGAGCCTCAAAAGGTGTTTTAATTAAAGGTGGCCAAGCATTAGAGAGTGCTCACAAG GTGAATTGTATTGTGTTCGACAAAACTGGAACTCTTACAGTCGGGAAGCCAGTTGTGGTGAAAACAAAGCTACTAAAAAATATGGTTCTGAAAGAATTCTATGAACTAGTTGCCGCAACTGAG GTAAACAGCGAGCATCCATTGGCCAAAGCCATTGTTGAATATGCTAAAAAGTTCAAAGCAGAGGACAATAACCAAACATGGCCTGAAGCACTAGATTTTATTTCCATTACTGGACATGGGGTAAAGGCCATCGTTCAAAACAAAGAAGTAGTTGCAGGCAACAAGAGTCTTATGTTAGATCAGAACATTTTCATACCCGTTGAAGCTgaagaaatattaaaagaaatcgAAGAAATGGCTCAAACTGGAATTTTGGTATCCATTGATCGGAAACTGACCGGGGTTCTTGCCATATCTGATGCACTGAAACCAAGTGCTCGCGATGTCATTTCCATACTCGAAGCCATGAAAGTTAAATCCATCATGGTGACAGGTGATAATTGGGGGACGGCGAAGTCCATAGCCAATGAGGTTGGGATTGATGACATAATTGCAGTAGCTAAACCCGACATGAAAGCTGAGGAAGTGAAGAGACTACAG TCTTTGGGTCATACGGTGGCAATGGTAGGAGACGGGATCAACGACTCGCCAGCGCTTGTGGCTGCAGATGTCGGAATGGCCATTGGTGCAGGCACAGACATTGCAATTGAGGCAGCTGACATAGTCTTGATGAAAAGCAACTTGGAGGATGTCATAACCGCCATCGACCTTTCAAGAAAAACATTCTCCAGGATCCGTCTTAACTACATTTGGGCACTTGGTTACAATCTCCTCAGCATCCCTATCGCAGCCGGAGTCCTTTTCCCATCGACTCGGTTTCGGCTACCTCCATGGATTGCAGGAGCAGCAATGGCAGCCTCTTCTGTTAGTGTTGTTTGTAGTTCTCTCCAGCTCAAGTATTACAAAAGGCCCAAGAAGCTTGATACCCTTGAGATACAAGGCATTAGAGTTGTGTGA
- the LOC111782168 gene encoding probable inactive leucine-rich repeat receptor-like protein kinase At3g03770 has translation MAQVVHNSVLLVIVVLLVRIGLSQQSSQTRTLLRIQQLLNFPAVLSTWNNNTDFCNLEPDSSVTVVCYGGNMTQLHIIGKKGAVLLPRNFSMNAFVNTLVKLPDLKVLTLVSLGLWGSIPGRIAHLSSLEILNMSSNFLYGGIPQEISLLSGLRTLILDGNMLAGQLPEWFRALPLLTVLSLKHNVLNGSLPNSLSELENLRVLSLSHNHFYGELPDLSTLTNLQVLELEDNGFGPQFPQLGNKLVTLKLSRNKFRSSIPAEVNSFYQLQYLDVALNSLVGPLPPVLFSLQSLSYLNISRNKLTGMVFDNISCNDELKFVDLSSNLLTGSLPKCLLSDDKNRVVLYARNCLVTEEQQQHPVSFCRNEALAVGIVAEGKKKDRSRKAVLALSIVGSVVGVIVLLGIGFFVVRRKNEKNTTKKPRTTLIIENPSAEYTSKLFSDARYISQTMKFAPLGLSTYRVLSYEEIEEATNNFDSSAFMGEGSQGQIYRGQLKDGSFVAIRCLKMKRRYSTQNFTHHIDLISKLRHRHLVSALGHCFELYLDDSSVSRIFLVFEYVPNGTLKSWISERHSRRSLTWTQRIAAAVGIAKGLQFLHTVAGVYSNKIKITDVLLDQNLVAKISSYNLPLMAESMAEVSRGKSSGGSKDHSDNERINQEAQADIYDFGVILLEIIRGRAFKSKGEINVLREKIQEAISSDSVARKSIVDPGVQNECIDQSLKTMMEVCVRCLLKDPFTRPSIEDVLWNLQFAAQVQDAWCGEYRSSEGSPVSPKLSIC, from the exons ATGGCTCAAGTAGTTCATAATTCTGTGCTTCTAGTTATCGTTGTCCTTTTAGTTAGAATCGGTCTTTCACAGCAATCGTCGCAGACTCGGACGCTTCTAAGAATACAGCAACTCCTGAACTTCCCAGCTGTGTTAAGTACCTGGAATAACAACACAGATTTTTGCAACTTGGAACCAGATTCTTCTGTGACTGTTGTATGCTATGGAGGAAACATGACCCAGTTGCATATAATCGGCAAGAAAGGAGCTGTTCTATTACCTCGTAACTTTTCGATGAACGCGTTCGTTAATACCCTTGTTAAGCTTCCAGATTTGAAAGTACTTACATTAGTTTCTCTTGGTTTATGGGGTTCAATTCCTGGTAGAATAGCTCATTTATCATCTCTGGAAATACTAAACATGAGCTCGAACTTCCTATATGGTGGCATCCCTCAAGAGATATCGTTGCTATCAGGCCTTCGGACGCTTATACTCGATGGTAACATGCTTGCAGGCCAGCTTCCTGAATGGTTCCGTGCGCTTCCGCTGCTTACTGTTTTGAGCTTGAAACACAATGTTCTAAATGGATCTTTGCCCAATTCACTGAGTGAGCTGGAAAATCTTAGAGTTCTTTCACTTTCACATAACCATTTTTATGGGGAGTTGCCTGATCTTAGCACTTTGACGAACCTTCAAGTGCTCGAATTGGAAGATAATGGCTTTGGACCTCAATTCCCTCAGCTTGGAAATAAGCTAGTTACCCTTAAACTGAGTAGAAACAAGTTCAGGTCGAGTATCCCTGCTGAAGTTAACTCGTTTTACCAGCTTCAATATCTCGACGTCGCTTTGAATTCGTTGGTTGGGCCGTTGCCACCGGTATTGTTTTCGCTACAGTCTCTTTCGTATCTCAATATATCAAGGAACAAGCTCACAGGAATGGTTTTTGATAATATTTCTTGCAACGATGAACTTAAATTTGTGGATTTATCCTCAAATCTTTTGACTGGAAGCTTGCCAAAGTGTCTGCTATCAGATGATAAGAACAGGGTTGTCTTGTATGCTAGGAATTGTCTTGTCACTGAAGAACAACAGCAGCATCCTGTTTCGTTTTGTCGAAACGAAGCATTAGCTGTGGGCATTGTAGCtgagggaaagaagaaagaccGATCTCGTAAGGCTGTTCTTGCCCTGAGTATCGTTGGCAGTGTCGTTGGAGTGATTGTGTTACTTGGCATTGGTTTCTTTGTAgtaagaaggaaaaatgagaagaataCGACGAAAAAACCTCGAACGACTTTAATAATAGAGAATCCTTCTGCTGAATACACATCAAAGCTGTTCTCTGATGCAA GGTATATATCTCAGACAATGAAGTTTGCTCCACTTGGCCTTTCAACTTATAGAGTGCTCTCTTATGAAGAGATTGAGGAAGCTACTAATAACTTTGACTCTTCTGCTTTCATGGGTGAAGGTTCTCAAGGACAG ATATACCGAGGTCAGCTGAAGGATGGTTCTTTTGTTGCCATTAGATGccttaaaatgaaaagaagatataGCACCCAAAACTTCACGCATCATATCGACCTTATCTCGAAACTCAGACACCGTCATTTGGTTAGCGCTCTCGGACACTGCTTTGAGTTATATTTGGACGATTCAAGTGTCAGCAGAATATTTCTCGTCTTCGAATACGTGCCTAATGGCACTCTGAAAAGCTGGATATCTG AAAGGCATTCGCGACGATCGCTTACTTGGACACAACGTATAGCAGCAGCGGTCGGAATAGCGAAAGGCCTCCAGTTTTTGCATACAGTTGCTGGtgtatattcaaataaaattaaaataactgaTGTATTACTGGATCAAAACCTTGTTGCAAAAATTAGCAGCTACAACCTTCCTCTAATGGCTGAGAGCATGGCCGAG GTTAGTCGGGGAAAATCTTCCGGTGGATCGAAAGATCACAGTGACAATGAAAG GATCAATCAAGAAGCTCAAGCTGACATCTATGACTTTGGAGTAATATTATTAGAAATCATCCGTGGACGAGCCTTCAAATCGAAAGGCGAAATTAACGTGTTAAGAGAGAAG ATACAAGAAGCCATTTCATCAGACAGTGTCGCTCGAAAGAGCATAGTCGATCCCGGCGTTCAAAACGAATGCATAGACCAATCGTTGAAGACAATGATGGAAGTTTGTGTCAGGTGTCTGCTCAAGGATCCATTCACAAGACCTTCCATTGAAGATGTTCTCTGGAATTTGCAGTTTGCAGCTCAGGTTCAGGACGCTTGGTGCGGTGAATACCGAAGCAGCGAGGGGTCTCCCGTCTCACCGAAACTCTCCATCTGTTAA